One segment of Rosa chinensis cultivar Old Blush chromosome 6, RchiOBHm-V2, whole genome shotgun sequence DNA contains the following:
- the LOC112172155 gene encoding F-box/LRR-repeat protein 10 isoform X1 — translation MSLTNEITTVMESLDQLPAALLATILTKLDVSSICSVASTCTVFKACAQHILSFIPSFHLLETAPSMELLRPLLPPNPWLKTMKVNCGRLDDSAIQILLQPSLHELCMLNCADFSGKLLSEIGGRCKDLRSLCLGSVAEKRGRAIHISDLEELLSGCTHLEALVLMFDVSFSLRHDFARVWALASEKLTSLEIGYVSSVMVTELLSPNFELPQSANRIQPSILPNIHKLSLSIDYITDAMVGTISKGLTSLTHLDLRDAPLIEPRVTFDLTNSGLQLINQHGKLKHLSLVRSQEFLFTYFKRVNDLGLLLLADKCEKMESIFLSGFCRVTDTGFKTILHSCSTLYKLRVSHGTQLTDLVFHDISATSLSLTHVSLRRCTLLTNHAVTNLASNKDLKVLDLRDCRNLGNEALRAIGNLHNLKTLLLDGSDISDLGLSYLRPRVISSLITLSVRGCKKLTDKCISALFDGSSKLALQELDLSNLPNLSDNGVLLLARSRIPLLELRMRQCPRIGDTSVVVLASMLVDEERWHGNCLRLLDLFNCGGITVVAFRWLKKPYFPRLRWLGVTGCVNRDTVDALARSRPFLHVSCHGEELGAEQWDTGDDFHMHDYDEMDELEQWLQEGDYESGDEEMVEAENVAEAVE, via the exons ATGTCGCTGACGAACGAAATCACCACCGTAATGGAGAGCCTGGATCAGCTACCGGCGGCCCTACTCGCCACCATCCTGACGAAGCTCGACGTGTCCTCCATCTGCTCCGTCGCTTCCACCTGCACCGTCTTCAAGGCCTGCGCTCAACACATCCTCTCCTTCATCCCCTCCTTCCATCTCCTG GAAACTGCGCCTTCTATGGAATTGTTGAGGCCTCTGTTGCCGCCAAACCCTTGGCTGAAGACGATGAAGGTGAACTGCGGCCGGCTCGACGATTCGGCCATCCAGATTCTGCTGCAGCCTTCCCTGCACGAGCTTTGCATGCTCAATTGCGCGGATTTTAGCGGCAAATTGCTCTCGGAGATCGGAGGCCGGTGCAAGGATTTGAG GTCTCTCTGCTTGGGGTCAGTCGCTGAAAAAAGAGGGCGAGCTATTCATATTTCTGATTTGGAGGAGTTACTCAGTGGTTGCACTCATTTAGAA GCATTGGTCCTGATGTTTGATGTCTCGTTTTCACTGCGTCATGACTTTGCTCGAGTTTGGGCTTTGGCCTCTGAGAAACTCACTTCTCTTGAGATTGGCTACGTTTCATCTGTAATGGTGACTGAACTACTTAGCCCAAATTTCGAATTACCGCAGTCAGCAAATCGTATTCAGCCTTCCATATTGCCTAATATTCATAAATTGTCCCTTTCCATCGACTACATAACTGATGCCATGGTTGGTACTATATCTAAAGGTCTCACCTCCTTGACCCATTTGGATCTTCGGGATGCACCCCTCATTGAACCAAGAGTTACATTTGACCTTACCAACTCTGGCCTTCAACTGATAAATCAGCATGGAAAGTTGAAGCATTTATCATTGGTTCGGAGCCAGGAGTTTctcttcacatatttcaaaCGAGTAAATGATCTTGGGCTCCTTTTATTAGCCGACAAGTGTGAAAAGATGGAAAGTATATTTCTCAGTGGCTTCTGTCGTGTTACAGACACAGGTTTCAAAACAATCTTGCATTCTTGCTCAACGCTCTACAAGCTTAGGGTGTCTCATGGGACTCAGTTAACTGATCTGGTTTTTCATGACATCTCTGCAACTTCCCTTTCTTTAACACACGTTAGCTTGAGACGGTGTACACTTTTAACCAACCATGCAGTCACTAATTTGGCTTCTAACAAGGATCTAAAAGTTCTTGATTTGAGAGATTGCAGAAACCTTGGGAATGAAGCCCTCCGAGCCATAGGCAATCTTCATAATTTGAAGACCTTATTATTGGATGGCTCCGATATCAGTGATCTGGGATTATCATACTTAAGACCAAGGGTTATAAGTTCACTAATTACATTGTCTGTTAGAGGCTGCAAGAAACTGACTGATAAATGCATCTCTGCTCTATTTGATGGCTCTTCTAAATTGGCGTTGCAAGAATTGGACCTATCAAATCTTCCGAATCTCTCTGACAATGGAGTTTTATTACTTGCAAGAAGTAGGATTCCGTTATTGGAACTACGAATGCGACAATGCCCACGCATAGGTGACACATCTGTAGTGGTATTAGCTTCAATGCTGGTAGACGAGGAAAGGTGGCATGGTAATTGCTTGCGGTTGTTGGATCTGTTTAACTGTGGTGGCATTACCGTGGTTGCATTTCGGTGGCTGAAGAAACCATATTTTCCAAGGCTAAGGTGGTTGGGGGTTACAGGTTGTGTAAATAGAGATACAGTAGATGCTTTAGCTCGTAGTAGACCGTTCTTGCATGTGTCATGCCATGGTGAGGAGCTGGGGGCAGAGCAGTGGGATACCGGGGACGACTTTCAtatgcatgactatgatgagatGGATGAGCTTGAACAGTGGCTTCAAGAAGGTGACTATGAGAGTGGCGATGAAGAGATGGTGGAGGCAGAAAACGTTGCAGAAGCGGTGGAGTAG
- the LOC112172155 gene encoding F-box/LRR-repeat protein 10 isoform X2, translating into MFDVSFSLRHDFARVWALASEKLTSLEIGYVSSVMVTELLSPNFELPQSANRIQPSILPNIHKLSLSIDYITDAMVGTISKGLTSLTHLDLRDAPLIEPRVTFDLTNSGLQLINQHGKLKHLSLVRSQEFLFTYFKRVNDLGLLLLADKCEKMESIFLSGFCRVTDTGFKTILHSCSTLYKLRVSHGTQLTDLVFHDISATSLSLTHVSLRRCTLLTNHAVTNLASNKDLKVLDLRDCRNLGNEALRAIGNLHNLKTLLLDGSDISDLGLSYLRPRVISSLITLSVRGCKKLTDKCISALFDGSSKLALQELDLSNLPNLSDNGVLLLARSRIPLLELRMRQCPRIGDTSVVVLASMLVDEERWHGNCLRLLDLFNCGGITVVAFRWLKKPYFPRLRWLGVTGCVNRDTVDALARSRPFLHVSCHGEELGAEQWDTGDDFHMHDYDEMDELEQWLQEGDYESGDEEMVEAENVAEAVE; encoded by the coding sequence ATGTTTGATGTCTCGTTTTCACTGCGTCATGACTTTGCTCGAGTTTGGGCTTTGGCCTCTGAGAAACTCACTTCTCTTGAGATTGGCTACGTTTCATCTGTAATGGTGACTGAACTACTTAGCCCAAATTTCGAATTACCGCAGTCAGCAAATCGTATTCAGCCTTCCATATTGCCTAATATTCATAAATTGTCCCTTTCCATCGACTACATAACTGATGCCATGGTTGGTACTATATCTAAAGGTCTCACCTCCTTGACCCATTTGGATCTTCGGGATGCACCCCTCATTGAACCAAGAGTTACATTTGACCTTACCAACTCTGGCCTTCAACTGATAAATCAGCATGGAAAGTTGAAGCATTTATCATTGGTTCGGAGCCAGGAGTTTctcttcacatatttcaaaCGAGTAAATGATCTTGGGCTCCTTTTATTAGCCGACAAGTGTGAAAAGATGGAAAGTATATTTCTCAGTGGCTTCTGTCGTGTTACAGACACAGGTTTCAAAACAATCTTGCATTCTTGCTCAACGCTCTACAAGCTTAGGGTGTCTCATGGGACTCAGTTAACTGATCTGGTTTTTCATGACATCTCTGCAACTTCCCTTTCTTTAACACACGTTAGCTTGAGACGGTGTACACTTTTAACCAACCATGCAGTCACTAATTTGGCTTCTAACAAGGATCTAAAAGTTCTTGATTTGAGAGATTGCAGAAACCTTGGGAATGAAGCCCTCCGAGCCATAGGCAATCTTCATAATTTGAAGACCTTATTATTGGATGGCTCCGATATCAGTGATCTGGGATTATCATACTTAAGACCAAGGGTTATAAGTTCACTAATTACATTGTCTGTTAGAGGCTGCAAGAAACTGACTGATAAATGCATCTCTGCTCTATTTGATGGCTCTTCTAAATTGGCGTTGCAAGAATTGGACCTATCAAATCTTCCGAATCTCTCTGACAATGGAGTTTTATTACTTGCAAGAAGTAGGATTCCGTTATTGGAACTACGAATGCGACAATGCCCACGCATAGGTGACACATCTGTAGTGGTATTAGCTTCAATGCTGGTAGACGAGGAAAGGTGGCATGGTAATTGCTTGCGGTTGTTGGATCTGTTTAACTGTGGTGGCATTACCGTGGTTGCATTTCGGTGGCTGAAGAAACCATATTTTCCAAGGCTAAGGTGGTTGGGGGTTACAGGTTGTGTAAATAGAGATACAGTAGATGCTTTAGCTCGTAGTAGACCGTTCTTGCATGTGTCATGCCATGGTGAGGAGCTGGGGGCAGAGCAGTGGGATACCGGGGACGACTTTCAtatgcatgactatgatgagatGGATGAGCTTGAACAGTGGCTTCAAGAAGGTGACTATGAGAGTGGCGATGAAGAGATGGTGGAGGCAGAAAACGTTGCAGAAGCGGTGGAGTAG
- the LOC112172169 gene encoding heterodimeric geranylgeranyl pyrophosphate synthase small subunit, chloroplastic: protein MAFSVVTTPAHFHIPKKLTFRIRCCAASSVSTRSKSTRFDLKTYWTTLIADINHKLNEAVPVRYPELIYESMRYSVLADGAKRASPVMCVAACELFGGDRLAAFPTACALEMVHAASLIHDDLPCMDDDPSRRGQPSNHTVYGEDMAILAGDALFPLGFQHIVSNTPSDLVPEARLLRVITEIARTVGSTGMAAGQFLDLEGGPNAVEFVQEKKFGEMGECSAVCGGLLAGAKDEEVDRLRRYGRAVGVLYQVVDDILEEKKNGKDENEKKEKKGKSYVKVYGVEKAIEVAEKLRSQAKQELDGFEKYGDGVVPLHSFVDYAVDRSFSL from the exons ATGGCGTTCTCAGTGGTTACGACTCCGGCGCATTTCCACATACCGAAAAAGCTTACTTTCCGAATTCGGTGTTGCGCGGCTTCATCGGTTTCGACCCGATCAAAGTCGACCCGGTTCGATTTGAAAACCTACTGGACGACGCTGATCGCCGATATCAACCACAAGCTTAACGAGGCGGTTCCGGTTCGGTATCCTGAGCTGATCTACGAGTCCATGCGCTACTCTGTTCTCGCCGACGGTGCCAAGAGGGCTTCTCCGGTCATGTGCGTCGCCGCCTGTGAGCTCTTCGGCGGTGACCGCCTCGCCGCGTTCCCCACCGCCTGTGCTCTCGAAATG GTGCATGCAGCTTCACTCATACACGATGATCTTCCTTGCATGGATGACGACCCGTCTCGTCGCGGGCAGCCTTCTAACCACACAGTCTACGGCGAAGACATGGCAATTCTTGCTGGTGATGCTCTGTTTCCTTTAGGATTTCAGCACATTGTGTCAAACACGCCTTCAGATCTTGTGCCAGAGGCTCGACTTCTGCGTGTGATCACGGAGATTGCCAGAACTGTTGGGTCCACCGGCATGGCGGCTGGTCAGTTCCTTGACCTGGAAGGAGGGCCTAATGCGGTTGAATTCGTGCAGGAGAAGAAGTTTGGGGAAATGGGTGAGTGTTCTGCTGTCTGCGGAGGACTGCTAGCTGGTGCCAAAGATGAGGAGGTAGACAGACTGAGGAGGTACGGGAGAGCTGTTGGGGTTTTGTACCAAGTGGTTGATGATATtcttgaagagaagaagaatggtaaggatGAGAatgagaagaaggagaagaaagggAAGAGCTATGTGAAAGTTTATGGGGTTGAAAAGGCTATTGAGGTAGCAGAGAAGCTTAGATCCCAAGCTAAGCAGGAGTTAGATGGGTTTGAGAAGTATGGTGATGGTGTGGTGCCACTTCATAGCTTTGTGGATTATGCAGTTGATAGAAGTTTTAGTCTTTAA
- the LOC112173351 gene encoding GPI mannosyltransferase 1, with product MASVQFRTLLVVSAMLRVVLIVYGEWQDTHMEVRYTDIDYVVFSDAASLVASGKSPFERSTYRYSPLLAFLLLPNSILHRSWGKFIFSAADLLVGLFIRTILKLRGVPENLSMISVMAWLFNPFTFTIGTRGNCEPIVCALILWVFICLMNGRVLQAAFWYGLVVHFRVYPIIYALPILLILDPHVFRPGQKPSLQRWDHQQESPQSSFKSRLAYLLRPWLIVKSAFTRDRILFSLISGAIFFLLTGLFYHLYGWDFLHESLLYHLTRTDPRHNFSIYFYHIYLQYEHKISVLEKLISFLPQLIVQLVLILSFAQDLPFCCFVQTVAFVAFNKVMTAQYFVWFFCLLPLSLAWSNMRLKWKGLSCIALWVGGQLHWLWWGYMHEFKGRNVFLQLWVAGIMFLSANTYVLVSLINHHRCSPLFTRLDKTLKGAKKLK from the exons ATGGCGTCCGTACAGTTCCGTACACTGCTGGTGGTCTCGGCGATGTTGAGGGTGGTTCTGATCGTGTACGGGGAGTGGCAGGATACCCACATGGAGGTGAGGTACACTGACATCGATTACGTGGTGTTTTCGGACGCAGCTTCACTAGTGGCTTCTGGTAAATCCCCATTTGAGAGATCCACCTACAGGTACTCTCCTCTGCTCGCGTTTTTGCTCCTACCCAATTCGATTCTTCATCGCTCTTGGGGTAAATTCATCTTCTCAGCTGCAG ATTTGCTTGTGGGTTTGTTTATACGGACCATATTGAAGCTTCGCGGGGTGCCGGAGAATTTGTCTATGATTTCTGTGATGGCTTGGCTGTTTAATCCGTTTACGTTTACAATTGGAACTCGTGGAAACTGTGAGCCCATTGTTTGTGCTTTGATTCTTTGGGTCTTTATATGTCTCATGAACG GACGTGTGTTACAAGCGGCATTTTGGTATGGACTTGTTGTCCACTTCCGAGTCTACCCCATTATCTATGCACTCCCTATTCTTCTGATTCTTGATCCTCATGTGTTTCGACCTGGTCAGAAACCTAGCCTTCAACGCTGGGATCATCAACAAGAATCACCTCAAAGCAGCTTTAAATCGAGACTTGCCTATCTGCTTCGGCCATGGTTAATTGTGAAAAGTGCGTTTACACGAGACAGGATACTTTTTTCTCTCATATCTGGGGCCATATTCTTCCTTTTAACTGGTCTTTTCTATCATCTATATGGGTGGGATTTCCTGCACGAGTCACTGCTATATCATCTTACTCGTACTGATCCAAGGCACAATTTTTCCATTTATTTTTATCACATCTACCTTCAATATGAGCATAAAATCTCGGTACTGGAGAAGCTCATCTCATTTTTGCCTCAGTTGATAGTTCAGCTTGTTCTCATTCTGAGTTTCGCACAAGACCTTCCGTTCTGCTGCTTTGTGCAGACAGTGGCATTTGTGGCATTCAACAAG GTAATGACTGCACAATACTTTGTCTGGTTTTTCTGCCTCTTGCCCCTGTCACTTGCTTGGAGCAATATGAGGCTTAAATGGAAAGGCTTATCTTGCATAGCATTGTGGGTAGGTGGTCAACTTCATTGGTTGTGGTGGGGTTATATGCATGAGTTCAAGGGACGGAATGTCTTTCTTCAGCTGTGGGTGGCCGGCATCATGTTCCTATCTGCAAACACATATGTTTTGGTTTCACTCATCAATCATCACAGATGTTCTCCTCTTTTCACACGATTGGATAAAACTCTCAAGGGTGCGAAGAAATTGAAGTGA
- the LOC112173350 gene encoding tRNA(His) guanylyltransferase 1, producing the protein MANSKYEYVKSYEFEDEVFLPNLIVVRIDGRDFRTFAEVHEFEKPNDEVALNLMNSCAVSVSEEFPDIVFSYGFSDEFSFVFKKTSKFHQRRASKVESIVVSFFTSVYVSKWREFFPSKELRYPPSFHSRVIACATIEVLQSYLLWRQSSCHTSNLHGTCLWELVKDGKTESEALELLKGASKEEKNSLLFEKFDIIYQKLDAIFRQGSCILKTEVMDVVKHNENGSPVERLRKKLRILHSKNIAGRSFWNEHASLRNELGIFTRDIGKVEPDYLRSFQFGNKLMPSTWIVIRIDGCHFHRFTEVHEFVKPNDEQALNLMNSCAVAVVKEFPDIIFSYGVSDEYSFVFKKNSQFCQRQASEMVSVIVSFFTSSYVTKWSGFFPQKELKCPPYFDGRAVCYPSSDILRDYLAWRQVDCHINNQYNTCFWKLVMSGKGKSEAQNFLKGTQAGDKDRLLKQFGIDYNKLQVMFRQGSSIFWDKGDIITMNTNEASVEKSGEKVVVEHCNIIEPSFWHAHPTILHG; encoded by the coding sequence ATGGCAAACAGCAAATACGAGTACGTCAAGTCCTACGAGTTTGAAGACGAGGTTTTCCTGCCCAACTTGATCGTCGTTCGCATCGACGGCCGTGATTTTCGAACTTTTGCTGAAGTGCATGAGTTTGAGAAACCAAATGATGAGGTAGCACTCAACTTGATGAATTCATGTGCAGTTTCAGTGTCGGAGGAGTTTCCGGACATAGTGTTCTCGTATGGGTTCAGTGACGAGTTCAGCTTTGTCTTCAAGAAGACGTCCAAGTTCCACCAGAGGCGTGCCAGCAAAGTAGAGTCCATTGTTGTATCCTTCTTCACCTCGGTGTATGTCTCGAAATGGAGGGAATTTTTCCCTAGTAAGGAGCTGAGATACCCTCCTTCGTTTCACTCACGGGTTATAGCCTGCGCTACGATTGAGGTTCTTCAATCGTACCTTCTGTGGAGACAGAGTAGTTGTCATACAAGCAACCTGCACGGTACTTGCCTATGGGAGCTTGTAAAAGATGGGAAGACGGAAAGCGAAGCACTGGAGTTACTGAAGGGAGCCagtaaagaagagaaaaacagcCTTCTTTTTGAAAAGTTTGACATCATCTATCAAAAATTGGATGCTATATTCCGTCAAGGATCCTGCATTTTGAAAACTGAGGTGATGGACGTTGTGAAGCACAATGAGAATGGTTCTCCTGTGGAGAGGCTTAGGAAAAAGTTAAGAATACTTCATTCAAAGAACATAGCTGGGCGAAGTTTTTGGAACGAGCATGCAAGTCTTAGGAATGAGCTCGGTATATTTACAAGGGACATTGGAAAAGTTGAACCCGATTATCTCAGGTCCTTCCAGTTTGGGAACAAATTGATGCCATCAACGTGGATTGTTATTAGAATCGATGGTTGCCACTTTCACAGGTTTACTGAAGTTCATGAGTTTGTGAAGCCGAATGATGAGCAAGCTCTCAACCTTATGAATTCATGTGCTGTTGCTGTGGTGAAAGAATTTCCAGACATTATTTTCTCCTATGGCGTGAGCGATGAATACAGCTTTGTTTTCAAGAAGAATTCTCAGTTCTGTCAAAGGCAAGCAAGTGAGATGGTATCTGTCATTGTGTCATTCTTCACTTCCTCATATGTGACGAAGTGGAGTGGTTTCTTCCCTCAGAAAGAGTTGAAGTGCCCTCCTTATTTTGATGGGCGCGCTGTATGTTATCCGTCATCTGATATTCTTCGAGATTATCTGGCATGGAGGCAAGTTGACTGCCATATCAACAATCAATACAATACTTGTTTTTGGAAGCTTGTTATGTCTGGAAAAGGCAAAAGTGAAGCTCAGAATTTTCTTAAGGGTACTCAAGCAGGCGACAAAGATAGACTGCTTAAGCAATTTGGTATTGACTACAACAAGTTACAAGTTATGTTTCGCCAAGGTTCATCCATTTTCTGGGATAAGGGAGATATTATAACGATGAACACGAATGAGGCGTCTGTTGAAAAGTCTGGGGAAAAAGTTGTTGTAGAACATTGTAATATTATTGAGCCAAGTTTTTGGCACGCACACCCAACTATTCTGCATGGGTGA